A genome region from Candidatus Desulfatibia profunda includes the following:
- a CDS encoding tetratricopeptide repeat protein produces MPQAKNAQEYIARLRTAIAGNPECGTSRYNLAVALLGLKKYDEAEKQLHAAIHCSPNLAEAYVQLGGLCLQRGDLDGCMAYNQQAIKSRAGFSEGYGNIGFVHLQKGEIDEAIRALQKAISFNSRFLQAYATLANAYLMKGLIDESIEANLKVLELEPGFAVAHNNLGIAYLEKGEVEQAATHFDKAFELGYEVAPELLKEIDSYQKQTG; encoded by the coding sequence ATGCCGCAAGCAAAAAACGCTCAAGAATATATAGCTCGTTTAAGGACAGCCATCGCCGGCAACCCGGAATGCGGGACATCTCGATACAACCTTGCTGTCGCGCTGCTGGGGCTGAAAAAATACGACGAAGCTGAAAAACAACTGCATGCAGCCATCCATTGCAGCCCGAACCTGGCTGAAGCATATGTGCAGCTCGGGGGACTCTGTTTGCAGCGCGGGGATCTTGACGGCTGCATGGCATACAATCAGCAGGCGATCAAGTCCCGAGCAGGATTTTCCGAAGGCTACGGCAACATTGGGTTTGTTCATTTGCAAAAAGGTGAAATCGATGAAGCCATCCGGGCACTTCAAAAGGCGATCAGTTTTAACTCCAGGTTTCTTCAGGCGTATGCTACCCTGGCCAATGCCTATTTGATGAAAGGCTTGATTGACGAGAGTATTGAAGCCAACCTGAAGGTTCTGGAACTTGAGCCCGGCTTTGCGGTGGCCCACAACAACCTGGGCATCGCCTATCTTGAAAAAGGCGAGGTTGAGCAGGCCGCAACACATTTTGACAAAGCCTTTGAGCTTGGTTATGAGGTGGCGCCGGAATTGCTGAAAGAAATCGATTCGTATCAAAAACAAACCGGATGA